One stretch of Juglans microcarpa x Juglans regia isolate MS1-56 chromosome 3D, Jm3101_v1.0, whole genome shotgun sequence DNA includes these proteins:
- the LOC121255867 gene encoding mediator of RNA polymerase II transcription subunit 22b-like — MNKGVGGGGGGGLGSAAVGAGSGPTAAAAAAAAQKQKSLLQRVETDIGNIVDNFSHLVNVSRVNDPPVRNSQEAFMMEMRAARMVQAADSLLKLVSELKQTAIFSGFASLNDHVEQRTVEFNQHAEKTDRMLARIGEEAAASLKELEAHYYSSAERASQLQNGDLR; from the exons ATGAATAAAGGAgtcggcggcggcggcggcggcggcttGGGAAGTGCTGCCGTCGGTGCTGGAAGCGGACCCACGGCGGCTGCAGCGGCAGCGGCAGCTCAGAAGCAGAAGTCGTTGCTACAAAGAGTCGAAACCGACATCGGCAACATCGTCGACAACTTCAGCCACCTCGTCAATGTCTCCCGg GTGAATGATCCACCCGTAAGAAATTCACAAGAAGCCTTCATGATGGAGATGCGTGCAGCTAGAATG GTTCAAGCAGCTGACTCCCTGCTTAAGTTGGTGTCAGAGCTTAAGCAAACAGCAATCTTTTCAGGATTTGCATCACTTAATGACCATGTGGAGCAAAGAACAGTTGAGTTTAACCAACATGCAGAGAAGACAGATCGGATGTTGGCTAGAATTGGAGAGGAGGCAGCTGCCAGCCTTAAGGAGCTTGAAGCGCATTATTATTCTTCTGCGGAGAGGGCGAGTCAATTGCAAAATGGGGATTTACGATGA